The region TCCTAAACTTGGCGGGCCCTCCCACGCCACTCTTATGATGGTTCATCCCCGACTCCTTCACCTGCATTGGATGCTTTCGGATGCGGAATGGGACCGCGTCAACCGGAGCCTCGGACCGGCCGAGCTTCGTCTGGAAGTTTCCGACGGCGTCGGCCCTTTTGTGGAGGTGGGACGTCAGAGTTTCGATTTCCGCGTATCCAATTGGTACCTGCCGAACACCCACGTGGATTGCCTGCTCAAGATTCGGCTGGGATTGATGCGAGAAAACCGGTTCGACGAAATCCTGGTGACTAATCAGCTCCGGATTCCGCGCGAAAATCCGGGCGTGGGGCCTGAAGTCTGGATGAATCTAAACGAAATGCGGAACGATCCGGGTTTGGTCACCGAGCTCCATCCTCATCGGGCCGACTGGAGCCCCAAGGATTCCGTAAACGCCGGATACCGTTTTCCGCCGCTCCCGATCGGAATGCCAAGAGTACGCGTTCTTCCGTCGGCCCGGGCAAGATTGAAGCCGGGGGAGACGAGAAGTTACCTGTCGCTCGTCCTCCATTCCCACATTCCGTTCATTCGCCATCCGGAGCGGGAATACTTTTTGGAGGAACATTGGCTCTTCGAGGCGATCACGGAGACCTATCTCCCGATTCTTGAAGTACTGGAGCGGCTGGATCGAGACTCCGTGCCGGGCTGTGTGACAATCTCACTCAGCCCGACGCTGGTGGCGATGCTTCGGGATGACGTGTTGGTCGGAAAGTACGAACGTTTCTTGAACCGGATGTGCGAGTTGGCCGACAAAGAGGCGGATCGGACGGCGAACGATCCGGCTTTTCAAGAGATCTCTAAGTTTTATCGCGACCGGATTCGGACCTACCGACATCTCTTCCGCGACGTGTACCGCCGCGATCTTGTCTCCGCCTTTATCTCGCTGGAAGAGAGAGGAAGGGTGGAAGTCATCACCTGCGCGGCGACGCATGGGTTTCTGCCTCAATTTCAAAACGCCCCGTCGGCCGTGCGAGCGCAGATCCGTCTGGCGATTTCCGAACATGAGCGGCATTTCGGACGAAAGCCGAAAGGATTTTGGCTTCCCGAGTGTGCCTACTTCGAAGGACTGGACCGGTTTTTAGCCGAAGCCGGAATCGAATATTTCTTCGTCGATGCGCACGCGCTGAAGTTCGCATCCTCTTCTCCGCGGCTCGGAATTCATGCGCCGATCTTTTGCCCCAGCGGCGTGGCGGCGTTTGCGCGGGACGAAGAGACGACCGTCCAGGTTTGGAGCGCGCAGCTCGGGTATCCCGGCGATCCCGCCTATCGCGACTTCTACCGCGATATCGGATTCGACCTCGATTTTTCGTACGTGGCGCCCTACCTCGATCCGGCCGGCATCCGGGGAATGACCGGATTCAAATACTACCGAATCACCGGAAAGACCGACCGTAAAGAGCCGTATCGCCGCGATTGGGCGCTCGGCGCGGCGGAATCGCACGCGGAGGATTTTGTCGCGAATCGGTCCCGCCAGGCCGACTGGCTTGCCAGCCAGATTTCGCGGAAGCCGCTGGTCGTTTCGATGTACGACGCCGAGCTGTTCGGTCATTGGTGGTTTGAAGGCCCCGATTGGCTGGAGGCGGTATTGCGGAAACTCCCCACCCGCGGGATCTCGGCGCTTTCTCCATCGCAGTACTTGGAGCTCTACCCGATCGGCCAAGTGGCCGAGCCGGCCGGATCCAGCTGGGGAGAAAAAGGATACTTCGAAGTCTGGCTCAACAGCGCCAACGACTGGATCCAGCCCTATTTGCATGATTGCGCCCGCCGGATGATTGAACTCTCCCGGAAATACGACCGGCCGACGCCGACCGAAAAGCGATTCTTGGCCCAGACGGCGCGGGAGCTGTTGCTCGCACAAGCTTCGGACTGGCCGTTTATTTTGCGGACGGGGACATCCACCGTTTACGCGCGCCGGCGGATTCACGAACATCTGCATCGTTTCGACCGGTTGGCGTCCCAATTGGAACGGCGGTCATTCGACGAAGGCTTTCTCCATAATACAGAGGCGCAGGACAACCTTTTCCCGAACGTCGACTACCGGCTTTGGAGGGAGGCGTGACGGTTCCGGCTCACGGCGTTCTCGCCGTCGTCCTGGCGGGCGGGGAAGGGAAACGGCTCTGGCCGCTCAGCCGCCGGCGCGCGAAGCCGGCGATCCCTTTCGGCGGTCAGTACCGCGTGATCGACTTTGTCATGACCAACTTGATTCATTCGAACCTTTTCCGGATCCACGTCTTGACGCAATATCAGTCGTATTCGCTGATCCGCCACCTCTCCCGCGGCTGGAGTTTTTCATCCCATCTCGGCCAGTATTGCGAAATCATCCCCGCTACGTCGGGAGAGGGGCGGGGATGGTATCTCGGCTCCGCCGACGCGCTCTTTCAAAACCTGGGTCACATGGTTCAGGGGCGGCCGAAGATGATCGTGATTCTGGGAGCCGATCACATCTACCGGATGGATATCCGCCAGATGATCGACGAACATGTGGAAAGCGGCGCCGATGCCAGTATCGCGGTCGTTCCCCAGCCGCGGGAAGAAGCGCATCGCTTCGGTTGCATTCAAACGGATGAAAAAATGCGCGTCGTTCATTTCCTGGAAAAACCGAGCGTGCCGCCCCCCTTCGCAGCCGAGCCGAAGAAGTCTCTGGCGTCGATGGGAAATTACATTTTCAATTTCGACGTCCTGCGCGAGGTGTTACAGGCCGACCATGAGGATCCGCAAAGCCGGCACGACATCGGCGGCGATGTCCTCGTGAAATGGTTCGACCGTCTCCACGTTCGCGCCTACAACTATATGAACAACCGCATACCGGGCGTCGCCGAAGCCGAGCGGGGTTACTGGAGAGACGTCGGGACGATCGAGGCCTATTGGAAAGCCTCGATGGACCTGGTGGAAGTCTCTCCGGTGTTCAACCTCTATAATGATGAGTGGCCGATCCTGACGGCGCGGTCGGACGAACCTCCGGCAAAATTCGTGTTTGCCGATAAGGATACGAATCGTATCGGAATCGCCACGGACTCCTTGGTTGCGAGCGGCTGCATCGTTTCCGGCGGTCAAATCAACCGGAGTGTTTTAAGTCCGCGCGTTCGCGTGAATTCCTATTCCGATGTGGACGAATGCGTACTTTTCGACAGCGTGGACATCGGGCGGCGATGCAAAATCCGGCGGACGATCATCGATAAGGAGGTGCATGTGCCGCCGGACACACGGATCGGCTTTGACGAAGAAGAGGATCTGGCCCGGGGAATCGTCGTGGATGAATGCGGCGTCCGCGTGGTTCCGCGGGACATCGTATTCACGAGCGTATGAAGCCGATTCAACTCTGTTTTCTCTGGCACATGCATCAGCCGCAATACCGGACGCGGGGCCGAAAGAGCTGTTTCCTGCCGTGGGTTCGCCTGCACGCGGTCCGAGGCTATTACGACATGGTCCGCGCGCTCGAGGATTTTCCGAAGATCCGGGCGACGTTCAACCTCGTCCCAGCAATGTTGGAGCAAATCGAAGCTTACAACCAAGGGGAGAGCGACGCTTTCTTGGATATCCTGACTGGAGCCGGCGAAGAATACGACGACGGTGAACGGCAGTTCTTGTTCGACCATTTCTTTTCCGCCCAGGCCGATCAGATGATCCGGGTTATCCCCCACTACGGCGAATTGCTGGCGCGAAAGAATCAACTCCGCGTCACGCGGGGAATGGCCGATGCATGGCGCGATTTTACCGCGAGCGAATACGCCGATCTTCGCCTCCTGTTCGATCTCGCCTGGTTCGGCTTCAAAGCCCGCGACGACTTTCCCGTCATTGACCGCCTGCGCCAGCAAGGAACCTCCTTCTCGGCCTCGGACATTTCCGAAATCGTGGAAGCCGAAAAGACGATCTTGAATCGGATGATCCCGCTCTACCGGGACACCCAGGCGCGCGGCCAGATCGAGATTTCCTGCTCGCCGTACGCGCACCCCATTCTTTCTCTGTTGATCGACAGCGATTCGGCGCGCGAGGCGATCCCGCATGCGACCCTTCCGCCACCGTTCCGGCATCCCGGGGACGCCCGCCGCCAAGTGGTCGAAGCCCTGGAATTCATGGAAAAGAGATTCGGAAAACGGCCACAAGGAATATGGCCCTCGGAAGGATCGGTCAGCCAGGATACCGCTGCGTTGTTGGCCGAGTGTGGAATCCGATGGGCGGCCAGTGACGAAGAAGTTCTGGCCCGTTCGCAACGCGAGGGACCGTCGAATCCGCACCAGATCTGGGAGAGTTCCGCCGGTTCGCAGACGTTATCCTTGTTATTCCGCGACCGGGACCTTTCGGACCGAATTAGTTTCAATTACGCCCGCCGTGCGCCGGAGGAAGCGGCCCACGACTTCGTTCAAACCTTGATCGGCCGTTGCGAGCTCGCATCCGACGGGTCCCCGACGGTCTTGGTCGCACTCGACGGCGAAAACCCCTGGGAGCATTTTCCAAACGCGGGCGCGGATTTCATTCGCCACCTCTACGCGGAGATCTCAAAACAGCCGGTGATCCAGTGCGTAACCATCGGCGAAGCCGTCGAACGCGCCACGACACGTCCGAAGATCCGCCGCCTTCACGCGGGAAGTTGGATCTACGGCAATTTCGGGACCTGGATCGGAGGGCCCGAAAAGAATCGCGCCTGGAGCATCTTGGAGCGTGTCCGGTCGGAGCTTGAACCTTTTCTGAACGATGCCTCCGTATCGGATGCGAAACGAGCAAAAGCCTGGGCCTCACTTCGCTCCGCGGAAGGGAGCGACTGGTTTTGGTGGCTCGACGGGCAGTTCGTCAGCACGTACCGGGCGCAGTTCGACGAGACGTTCCGAGCCCATCTGACCGACGCTTACGAGGCGCTTGAAAAAACGCCGCCCGATTTCCTCACCTGGTTTGTCCCGGCAGCCCAACATCGGGAAGAGGGGGCGGCCCGGGAACCGTTCCAATGGCTGTCGCCGCGGGTCGACGGATTCGAATCGGATCTGTTCGAATGGTTCGGGGCGCTCAAACTACCCTGGTCGGCGCTCAGCTCGGCCGGTGCGATGTATGAAACATGGCGGCCGATTCGCTCCCTTCATTTGGGTTTTTCGGAAGGAGGAGATTTTCTTCTTCGCCTCGACCCGGTCGAATATCCGGCCACCGACGCACTTCGAAACCTCCAGTTGGAGCTGGCATTCCGCATCGATGAAGCGGCCCGAACGATCCGAATTCGCTTTTCCGAAGCGGGCGACCTTTTGAAAGCTGAGCTGGTCGTCAACGGCAGCCGGATGCGGACCGGGACGAAAGCGGTCAGCCGGAAGATCGTCGAGATCTCCCTCCCGTGCGAGGAAATCGGCTTGCTTCCGGGCAAGTCGGCCGTGCTGCGCGTGACGATTGAGTCGGGAGCGCGGGAGACGGCGCTTCGGGAAGTGGTCCTCACGATGCCGGATCAGACTTCGCTCTTGGCCTCGGAAGGGACCCCGTGAGCACGCGCCTGATTTTCGCCCTTCACTTTCACCAGCCGGTGGGCAATTTCGACCATGTTTTCGAACAGGCGGTTCGGGATTGTTACCTTCCGATCGTCGAACATTTCCAAAGGCATCCCGGCGTGCAGGCGGCCTTTCATCTTTCGGGGTGCCTGCTCGAATGGCTCGAACAGCGCGACCGCAAGTTTCTCGACCGCGTCTTCGGCCTCGTCGGGAGGAAACAGATCGAACCGATGGGAGGAGGATTTTACGAGCCGATTTTGACCGTCATTCCGCGGGAGGATGCGCTCGAACAGATCGACCGGCTTTCAAATTACTGGGTTCGAAACAGCGGCGTAAAACCGGCCGGGATTTGGCTCGCCGAACGCGTGTGGGAGCCCTCGTTGGCGGAACTTCTCTCCGATGCGGGTGTTCGCTACACCATCCTGGACGACCAGCATATTCGTTTCGCGGGCCTTCTCGATCCCCACTTTTCCGGGCTTTATGTAACGGAACGGGCGGGAAAGGCGATCGGGTTTTTCCCCTCCGACTATACGCTGCGGTACCTGATTCCGTTCCGGACGATTGAAACGGTCCAAGAACATTTCGAGCGTCTCTCCCGTGAGTCCCCGAACGCCGCGTACACGTACGGCGATGATGCGGAAAAATTCGGCCTCTGGCCGAAAACGCACGCCTGGGTCTACGGAGAGCAGTGGCTGGAGCGCTTCTTTTCGTTGCTGGAAAAACGCGAGTCGGTGGAAGCGATCTCTCCGGGAACCTATCTCGAAAGCCGCCCGGTGGCGCGAAAAGTGTACGTACCCA is a window of Bdellovibrionota bacterium DNA encoding:
- the glgC gene encoding glucose-1-phosphate adenylyltransferase; its protein translation is MTVPAHGVLAVVLAGGEGKRLWPLSRRRAKPAIPFGGQYRVIDFVMTNLIHSNLFRIHVLTQYQSYSLIRHLSRGWSFSSHLGQYCEIIPATSGEGRGWYLGSADALFQNLGHMVQGRPKMIVILGADHIYRMDIRQMIDEHVESGADASIAVVPQPREEAHRFGCIQTDEKMRVVHFLEKPSVPPPFAAEPKKSLASMGNYIFNFDVLREVLQADHEDPQSRHDIGGDVLVKWFDRLHVRAYNYMNNRIPGVAEAERGYWRDVGTIEAYWKASMDLVEVSPVFNLYNDEWPILTARSDEPPAKFVFADKDTNRIGIATDSLVASGCIVSGGQINRSVLSPRVRVNSYSDVDECVLFDSVDIGRRCKIRRTIIDKEVHVPPDTRIGFDEEEDLARGIVVDECGVRVVPRDIVFTSV
- a CDS encoding 1,4-alpha-glucan branching protein domain-containing protein, with the translated sequence PKLGGPSHATLMMVHPRLLHLHWMLSDAEWDRVNRSLGPAELRLEVSDGVGPFVEVGRQSFDFRVSNWYLPNTHVDCLLKIRLGLMRENRFDEILVTNQLRIPRENPGVGPEVWMNLNEMRNDPGLVTELHPHRADWSPKDSVNAGYRFPPLPIGMPRVRVLPSARARLKPGETRSYLSLVLHSHIPFIRHPEREYFLEEHWLFEAITETYLPILEVLERLDRDSVPGCVTISLSPTLVAMLRDDVLVGKYERFLNRMCELADKEADRTANDPAFQEISKFYRDRIRTYRHLFRDVYRRDLVSAFISLEERGRVEVITCAATHGFLPQFQNAPSAVRAQIRLAISEHERHFGRKPKGFWLPECAYFEGLDRFLAEAGIEYFFVDAHALKFASSSPRLGIHAPIFCPSGVAAFARDEETTVQVWSAQLGYPGDPAYRDFYRDIGFDLDFSYVAPYLDPAGIRGMTGFKYYRITGKTDRKEPYRRDWALGAAESHAEDFVANRSRQADWLASQISRKPLVVSMYDAELFGHWWFEGPDWLEAVLRKLPTRGISALSPSQYLELYPIGQVAEPAGSSWGEKGYFEVWLNSANDWIQPYLHDCARRMIELSRKYDRPTPTEKRFLAQTARELLLAQASDWPFILRTGTSTVYARRRIHEHLHRFDRLASQLERRSFDEGFLHNTEAQDNLFPNVDYRLWREA
- a CDS encoding glycoside hydrolase family 57 protein, with the translated sequence MKPIQLCFLWHMHQPQYRTRGRKSCFLPWVRLHAVRGYYDMVRALEDFPKIRATFNLVPAMLEQIEAYNQGESDAFLDILTGAGEEYDDGERQFLFDHFFSAQADQMIRVIPHYGELLARKNQLRVTRGMADAWRDFTASEYADLRLLFDLAWFGFKARDDFPVIDRLRQQGTSFSASDISEIVEAEKTILNRMIPLYRDTQARGQIEISCSPYAHPILSLLIDSDSAREAIPHATLPPPFRHPGDARRQVVEALEFMEKRFGKRPQGIWPSEGSVSQDTAALLAECGIRWAASDEEVLARSQREGPSNPHQIWESSAGSQTLSLLFRDRDLSDRISFNYARRAPEEAAHDFVQTLIGRCELASDGSPTVLVALDGENPWEHFPNAGADFIRHLYAEISKQPVIQCVTIGEAVERATTRPKIRRLHAGSWIYGNFGTWIGGPEKNRAWSILERVRSELEPFLNDASVSDAKRAKAWASLRSAEGSDWFWWLDGQFVSTYRAQFDETFRAHLTDAYEALEKTPPDFLTWFVPAAQHREEGAAREPFQWLSPRVDGFESDLFEWFGALKLPWSALSSAGAMYETWRPIRSLHLGFSEGGDFLLRLDPVEYPATDALRNLQLELAFRIDEAARTIRIRFSEAGDLLKAELVVNGSRMRTGTKAVSRKIVEISLPCEEIGLLPGKSAVLRVTIESGARETALREVVLTMPDQTSLLASEGTP